Proteins from one Gallus gallus isolate bGalGal1 chromosome 15, bGalGal1.mat.broiler.GRCg7b, whole genome shotgun sequence genomic window:
- the SBSPONL gene encoding RPE-spondin-like isoform X1: MWVPRAEPHSCHRCTESGAVLDNGTVSTLLSPQRLVRSQLSSTQSVAIKGSRSSTQCCGAVGLSHGGPLSPCCGDLSLAPVLFNSALSNLFSLFSAVGCAVGPWGPWSSCSSPCGVGSKDRSRQVTVPPRHGGEPCPDLKQRRGCLGDDPACGAAKGVAKLLPDSFSPDIRDPWRRSGLQRLEEPPSSHLPISCSFFRLTQVAAACRGQPWSRRLQRDRRVCVECWGGTAHGHPQCDGYGVQGARTFWVATSIAGCQGSWVREALQEGCACPPPAFIFV, translated from the exons ATGTGGGTACCAAGGGCTGAGCCACACTCCTGCCACCGCTGCACAGAGTCAGGGGCAGTGCTGGACAACGGCACTGTCAGCACTCTGTTGTCTCCACAGAGATTAGTGAGGTCCCAGCTCAGCTCCACGCAGAGCGTGGCAATAAAAGGCTCCAGAAGCAGCACAcaatgctgtggggctgtggggctgagccacGGGGGTCCCCTTTCTCCCTGCTGTGGAGATCTCTCCCTTGCTcctgttctttttaattctgcacTATCGAatctcttctctctgttctcAGCAGTGGGCTGTGCAGTGGGGCCGTGGGGGccttggagcagctgcagctccccatgTGGGGTGGGCAGCAAAGACCGCAGCCGCCAGGTCACTGTGCCCCCCCGGCACGGCGGGGAGCCCTGCCCCGACCTCAAGCAGCGCCGTGGGTGCCTGGGGGATGACCCGGCCTGTGGGGCTGCCAAAG gggTGGCCAAACTGCTCCCCGATTCCTTCAGCCCAGACATCAGGGATCCCTGGCGCAGAAGTGGGTTGCAGCGGTTAGAGGAGCCACCCAG CTCCCACCTCCCCATCTCCTGCAGCTTTTTCCGCCTGACACAGGTGGCAGCTGCCTGTCGTGGGCAGCCCTGGAGCCGCCGGCTACAGCGGGACAGGCGGGTGTGCGTCGAGTGCTGGGGGGGCACGGCCCATGGGCATCCCCAGTGTGATGGATACGGGGTGCAAGGAGCCAG GACGTTTTGGGTGGCCACCTCCATAGCAGGGTGCCAGGGCTCGTGGGTGCGggaggctctgcaggagggCTGCGCCTGTCCCCCCCCAGCATTCATCTTCGTGTAG
- the LOC101750445 gene encoding WW domain-binding protein 11, which translates to MSAAKPKRIKFSDEEKFLILEEFSLRKDILIPKSGRYRNTQDRQRAWEEIAAAVNALSPVVRRTAEEIRKKWHNMVLDARRELAADKHPLLRQRPQERLFHHIFALFNKAGPPPAPSFGLPAAAPELLPHGPPPDRFPGPEERPLPGAESRLRPNPGPAAPRAAPPQGAAPGPPPGNPEPPRVKCPPSPALAWPCLEAMASPASLGTGSPGPPEPPHENGGTAASEELSVKQRRLHTEILELQKETLQLQKEKIVLEKEKLLLEILKLRRELGT; encoded by the exons ATGAGCGCGGCCAAGCCCAAGCGCATCAAGTTCTCGGACGAGGAGAAATTCCTCATCCTGGAGGAGTTCAGCCTCCGCAAGGACATCCTCATCCCCAAGAGCGGCCGCTACCGCAACACGCAGGACCGGCAGCGCGCGTGGGAGGAGATCGCGGCCGCCGTCAACGCGCTGAGCCCGGTGGTGCGGCGCACGGCCGAGGAGATCCGCAAGAAGTGGCACAACATGGTGCTGGACGCGCGCCGGGAGCTGGCCGCCGACAAGCACCCGCTGCTCCGCCAGCGGCCCCAGGAGCGGCTCTTCCATCACATCTTCGCCCTCTTCAACAAAGCCGGCCCTCCGCCCGCCCCGTCCTTCGGGCTGCCCGCGGCCGCCCCCGAGCTGCTGCCGCACGGCCCCCCTCCGGACCGCTTCCCCGGCCCCGAGGAGCGGCCGCTGCCCGGAGCGGAGAGCAGGCTGCGGCCGAACCCCGGACCGGCCGccccccgggccgccccgccgcaGGGCGCAGCTCCCGGACCTCCGCCTGGCAACCCCGAGCCGCCCCGCGTCAAGTGCCCGCCGAGCCCCGCGCTGGCGTGGCCGTGCCTCGAGGCCATGGCGAGTCCCGCATCGCTGGGAACGGGCAGCCCCGGGCCCCCGGAACCCCCGCACGAGAACG GTGGCACAGCGGCCTCCGAGGAGCTGTCAGTGAAGCAGAGGCGGCTGCACACCGAGAtcctggagctgcagaaggagaCCCTGCAACTGCAGAAGGAGAAGATCGTGCTGGAAAAGGAGAAGCTCCTCCTGGAAATCCTGAAGCTGCGCAGGGAGTTGGGCACGTGA